TGGTCGACGTCAGAACGATTCCGTTTTCCCGACGCAATCCGCAGTTCTACCAGGAGACTCTTGCCCAGAGTCTTCGTGAAACCGGGCTGCAGTATCGGCACATGCCGGAGTTGGGAGGTCGGAGGAAAACCCGGCCGGATTCGGTGAATGTGGGATGGCGGAATGAGGGTTTCCGAGGTTACGCGGATTACATGCAAACTCAAGAGTTTTGGGATGGGCTGGAGGAACTGGTGAATATCGGACAGCAGTCACCATCAGCCGTGATGTGCGCGGAAGCGGTTCCTTGGCGCTGCCACCGGACGCTCATAGCGGATGCATTGGTCATCCGTGGTTGGACGGTCCACCACATCATCTCGGCAAGTTCTCTCAAAACACACACCCTCACGCCCTTTGCCAAATCTGACGCAGGTCGCCTCACCTATCCGACTGAGAGTTCATCGGATCTCAATCTTCGGCTCTTCTAACAAAAGAGTGGAAACGTGGGCTTGAATTTGTTGGCTGAAAGACTCTCCGGAATGGGTAATTTACGATTCCAATACGATCGGCGGCGGACACCCGCATAAACAAATTTTGCTGATACGGTTCCCCCTGGGGTTATGCCAGGGGGAACCGCCCGGAGGTGCCTAATAGGCAACATGCCGTGGGCCCATATGACCTTGGAAATTTTCAACCCTCCCATATTGGGTAGGAGATTGTGAAATTTCGATATCCCGGTTAATTCTTCTGGGAAAGCGCTTTTGGCTTTATCGCTAATTTATTGACGACCTTCTGCACTCCCTCCGTCTTTTTGGCAATTTCCACAGCTCGTTCGATCTGATTTTGTGTTTCAACAAATCCACTTAACATGACCGTGCTTCGGTACGTATCAACCTCAATTTCAAACGCATCCACCAGGTCATCGGCAATCAGTGATGATTTGACGGATGAGGTGATCACGGCATCGTCAACCGTGGTTCCGACGGTCCGCCCATGTGGATCACTGGCACATGCTGAAAATGCCAATGCACATGCCACACTGAAGACCACTAGCATGGTTTTGACTTTCAGTTGATTGGTGAAGGTGTTGATCATAACAATTCTCCTTTTGTGAAATGAAAGTTTTTGGACACAGCCTTGATGCCATTCAGTAATAGACTGAGTCAGTATGATTCAAAGAGGGGAGAAGCAGAATTGATAAAAACCCTTGATTGTTGACTAGAAGTGCCTGGGTTCGGGGGTCGTCAGAGCAGAAATAAGTTAGGAGGTCTGAGAAAAGGTTTGGAAAGCAAACAGGAAGCGGGTATGAACAGGTCGAGGTAGTTGTAAAAATCGGGTTGTTTAATCTCCTTTTGCTTTTATCTGATCCAGGAGAGTTTCAACGGGAGTAGTGAGACTTTTGCTGCGGTTGCAGGCCTGACAGGCCGGGACGACGTTGCCTCTGGTACTTTTTCCTTTCCTGGCCAATGGCACCACGTGGTCCATGGTCAGGTTTTCCGCTCCCACTTGCTGATGACAAAAGTGGCACTCCCCTTTTTGGATCTGAGCCTTCCACCATGGGGTTTTCCGTAATTTTTTCCCGTTTTCGCGCTCAATCCGTATATGTCGTCGGATCGTGTCATCGTCACCGAGTGAGTAGAACTGTTCTGGTTGGGTCATAAGGGAAGGTGGCCTCTGTTTATAATGCTTTATGCGGACTTATGACTTTTGAAGTCATGAGCCGGGTTAACCTGCTTGGGTCTGTTGAAAAAAGCCGCCAGCGGCGTTCTCGCCACTTTTCCGTGCTCACGTACGACGCGTACGCTCCGCGCGCAAAAACGGCTGCGGCCTTGCTGGACGGACTTTTTTGAACCGACCCGGAGCCTTTGATGGGTAAACTAATCCTGGGCAAATTTTCCCTTGAACATCTTTATTATTCAACACTCCCTGCTTTGAAAGATTGTAGCGCTTGGGTCGGCGATTTTTAAAGACAAGGAGGTTTTCACGCCCGGGCACAGATTCTTCGCGGGGCCTCAGGATGCCAATGATTTGAAGCGGGCTCTTACCGCCAGGTGGTGTTCGTGCAGCGTTTGATAGGGAAATCGAATGTTTTATAACTTAATCCAGCGCCAGAGTCAGGCATTTGGCGGAGCCGCCGGCTTTGAGGAATTCATCCAGTTCTACCGGGTGGGTGGTATAGCCCTGCTTGTGTAACCATGCCATTGTTTCCGGGCATCCGGTCGGCAGTACGACATGGCGGTCGATACACACCGCATTGCAGGCAAACCGCTCGCCTTCCTGGGGTGGGACGGCAAATCGTTTTTTCTGTTCTATGCGAGAGGCCAGCACGGTTTGGGCGTACGTATCGAAACACGGGGGAAAGTACAGGAGCTCTCCTCCACTGAGTGGACAAAAGCAGGTATCCAGGTGGTAAAACCGTTGATCCACCAGTTCCACAGGCATGATTTCTTTCTGGAAAATTTTCGACAATTGGACATAGGCTCGGATATCACTGCGTTGCCGGTAGCCGCCGATCCAGAAATCTGGAAATCCCAATAAGTCCCCGGCCCCTTCAAAGTGTATTCCGGCGTCAAGGTTGATGACTTCATAGCCCTTCTTAATAAACCAATCAATGAAATATCGTTCCTCACCCTGCCGTTCCGGGTGGCGGAATTGACTGGGTACAGCCTTTCCGCCGTGGATGACACCCGCATTGGCGGTAAACACCAGATCAGGCAGTTTTGGTACCGGTTCCATAAATTCAAGTTTGGCTCCAACCTCGTTTTCCAGTACCTGAGTCAGCGTCTTCCATTGGGTTCTGGCACGATCTCCATTGGATTGATTGGACATTCTCATCCATGGATTAATTTCATATTCGATACCAAAATAATCCGGCGGGCACATCAGTAAACGGCTCATGATATTGGTTTCCTGCTACCCTTTCCAGCCGAGTTCACGGGCCAGTTCCCATAAGAAAGAAGAAGAATCCATCACCAGTCCGACGGCTTGGAAGCTTCCACGGTCACTCAGCTTTGTGGGAACGGCGGGATTGATGTCGACACAGACGGTAGGTACCGATGCCGGTAGCAAATTTCCCGTCGCCACGGCATGCAGAGTGGAGGCCACCAACAAGGCCAACCCCACGCCGGGAATGGCAGCGCGCATGGCTTCCTGGGCTTTAATGGAATCGGTGATGACGTCCGGCAAAGGGCCGTCGTCGCGAATCGTCCCGGCCAATACCATCTGGACTCCCTGTCGTACGCAGGCCGCCATGATCCCTTCTTTGATGAGGCCACCCTTGA
The window above is part of the Nitrospiraceae bacterium genome. Proteins encoded here:
- a CDS encoding BON domain-containing protein, with the translated sequence MLVVFSVACALAFSACASDPHGRTVGTTVDDAVITSSVKSSLIADDLVDAFEIEVDTYRSTVMLSGFVETQNQIERAVEIAKKTEGVQKVVNKLAIKPKALSQKN
- a CDS encoding HNH endonuclease; translation: MTQPEQFYSLGDDDTIRRHIRIERENGKKLRKTPWWKAQIQKGECHFCHQQVGAENLTMDHVVPLARKGKSTRGNVVPACQACNRSKSLTTPVETLLDQIKAKGD
- a CDS encoding DUF488 domain-containing protein, which produces MSPELWTIGHSTRPIEEFVGVLQSHGIQVLVDVRTIPFSRRNPQFYQETLAQSLRETGLQYRHMPELGGRRKTRPDSVNVGWRNEGFRGYADYMQTQEFWDGLEELVNIGQQSPSAVMCAEAVPWRCHRTLIADALVIRGWTVHHIISASSLKTHTLTPFAKSDAGRLTYPTESSSDLNLRLF